One segment of Vulcanisaeta thermophila DNA contains the following:
- a CDS encoding PadR family transcriptional regulator has translation MKYCVERALDRLVSKLTRENLWIYIVRLLQERPMYGYEIAKEVRERFHVRVTNVGVYVVLYKMERDGLIESFESGGSKMYRLAPGALDLWLRARSFISVILKEVFNCDVDCGSGEVKG, from the coding sequence ATGAAGTACTGTGTGGAGAGGGCCCTGGATAGGCTTGTGAGTAAGTTGACCAGGGAGAACCTGTGGATCTACATAGTCAGGCTCCTGCAGGAGAGGCCCATGTATGGTTATGAAATAGCCAAGGAGGTTAGGGAGAGGTTTCATGTGAGGGTTACGAACGTGGGTGTCTACGTGGTCCTCTACAAGATGGAGAGGGATGGCTTAATAGAGAGCTTTGAGAGTGGTGGTTCCAAGATGTATAGGTTAGCCCCTGGAGCCCTGGACCTGTGGTTAAGGGCAAGGTCCTTCATATCAGTAATACTTAAGGAAGTGTTTAACTGCGATGTTGACTGTGGTTCTGGGGAGGTTAAAGGATGA
- a CDS encoding Glu/Leu/Phe/Val family dehydrogenase, with protein MSVMGTTFLESVLQTLKRSIELGGYPQEVYEILSRPQRIITVNIPVRMDNGKIQVFTGYRVQHNNALGPYKGGIRFHPEVMLDEVIALATVMTLKNALNGLPYGGGKGAIAVDPKKLSRRELEELSRGYARALAPFIGPETDIPAPDVGTNPQIMAWMVDEYSKIAGRNVPGVFTAKPAVLWGNPVREYSTGFGVAVWAREAAKKLWGGIEGKTVAVQGFGNVGYWAAYWLTKMGARVVAVSDIGGGVYNPNGIDLTAAKAVTDKTGTVANYDSTGTRKITNEELLELPVDILVPAAVENVIHRGNANNIKAKLIVEGANGPTTADAEEILHKKGVWILPDLAANAGGVVVSYLEWVENLQWYFWTEEETRNRLEAILMNTFNRVMTRWNKLGPANVTIREAAYVEAVDRIYNAMKVRGWI; from the coding sequence ATGTCAGTAATGGGGACTACATTCCTAGAAAGTGTCCTACAAACACTAAAGAGATCTATAGAGTTGGGCGGGTACCCACAGGAGGTCTATGAGATCCTAAGCAGACCCCAGAGGATAATAACAGTAAACATACCCGTTAGGATGGACAACGGCAAGATACAGGTGTTCACGGGTTACAGGGTACAGCACAACAACGCCCTAGGACCATACAAGGGCGGTATTAGGTTCCACCCAGAGGTCATGCTGGATGAGGTCATAGCCCTGGCCACGGTGATGACATTAAAAAACGCACTAAACGGCCTACCATACGGTGGAGGGAAGGGAGCCATAGCAGTGGACCCAAAGAAGCTAAGCAGGAGGGAGCTTGAGGAACTGAGCAGGGGCTACGCAAGGGCCCTGGCACCCTTCATAGGGCCCGAGACCGACATACCAGCGCCCGATGTGGGCACGAACCCACAGATAATGGCGTGGATGGTTGATGAGTACAGCAAGATAGCCGGGCGCAACGTGCCCGGCGTCTTCACAGCAAAGCCAGCGGTCCTATGGGGAAACCCAGTGAGGGAGTACTCCACGGGCTTCGGCGTAGCCGTCTGGGCCAGGGAAGCCGCCAAGAAACTGTGGGGCGGCATTGAGGGGAAGACCGTGGCCGTACAGGGATTCGGAAACGTGGGTTACTGGGCAGCTTACTGGCTAACAAAAATGGGGGCCAGGGTAGTCGCGGTCAGCGACATCGGGGGCGGCGTGTACAACCCCAACGGTATCGACCTAACCGCCGCGAAGGCCGTTACGGATAAGACGGGCACCGTGGCCAATTACGACAGCACAGGAACCAGGAAGATCACAAACGAGGAACTACTGGAACTACCAGTTGATATACTGGTACCCGCGGCCGTGGAGAACGTAATACACAGGGGCAACGCCAACAACATAAAGGCCAAGTTAATAGTGGAGGGGGCCAACGGACCAACTACCGCGGACGCCGAGGAAATACTACACAAGAAGGGAGTATGGATACTACCAGACCTAGCCGCCAACGCAGGCGGCGTGGTAGTGTCATACCTAGAGTGGGTAGAGAACCTACAGTGGTACTTCTGGACAGAGGAAGAAACCAGGAACAGACTAGAGGCAATACTCATGAACACCTTCAACAGAGTAATGACCAGATGGAACAAACTAGGCCCAGCAAACGTAACCATAAGAGAAGCAGCATACGTAGAGGCAGTGGACAGAATATACAACGCAATGAAAGTCAGAGGCTGGATCTAA